The following are encoded together in the Anaerolineae bacterium genome:
- a CDS encoding DUF1730 domain-containing protein, whose product MSSLTERVKAKARALGFDLVGIAAAGPAPHAEALAAWLSHNYHGEMTYMARNVELRQDPRRLMPEVRSIIVLGVRYSAPYLPAAVHADPSRGRIAAYAWGPDYHGEIKPRLFALDAFIREETGRTTLARCYVDTGPVLERDWAMLAGLGFIGRNTCLIHPKLGSWLFLAVMLVPEELNPDPSPEPFLLPTGQPAWHLGDGRIGTCGQCIRCLKACPTQAFIDVYELDARRCISYLTIELRGPIPREMRPLMQNWIFGCDICQSVCPWSGSRTLSTPSASELEQWTPPLLELLALDETGFRQRFRGTAIQRAKRRGLLRNVCVAIGNWGSPTAIPALARALYDPEPLIRGHAAWALGRIGGTIPRACLQEALSREHDPFVIEEVRLALHEISSA is encoded by the coding sequence ATGAGCTCATTAACAGAGCGGGTAAAGGCGAAGGCACGCGCGCTGGGATTTGACCTGGTGGGCATTGCGGCAGCCGGGCCGGCTCCTCACGCCGAGGCCTTGGCCGCATGGCTGTCACATAACTATCACGGCGAGATGACCTACATGGCCCGCAACGTGGAATTGCGTCAGGATCCACGACGGCTCATGCCCGAGGTGCGCTCGATCATCGTCCTAGGCGTTCGCTACTCCGCCCCGTATCTACCCGCCGCGGTCCATGCCGATCCCTCACGCGGCCGCATTGCTGCCTACGCCTGGGGGCCAGATTACCATGGGGAGATCAAACCACGCCTCTTTGCATTAGACGCCTTCATCCGAGAGGAAACGGGGCGTACCACCCTCGCCCGTTGCTATGTGGACACCGGCCCGGTGCTCGAGCGTGACTGGGCGATGCTCGCCGGCTTGGGTTTCATTGGGCGAAATACTTGCCTAATCCACCCCAAGCTGGGGTCGTGGCTGTTCCTTGCTGTGATGCTGGTGCCTGAGGAGCTCAACCCAGATCCATCTCCCGAGCCATTCCTTCTACCCACCGGGCAGCCAGCTTGGCATCTGGGCGATGGACGGATCGGCACTTGTGGCCAGTGCATCCGTTGCCTGAAAGCCTGCCCTACCCAGGCCTTCATAGATGTGTACGAGCTTGACGCCCGTCGTTGCATCTCCTATCTAACCATTGAACTACGTGGGCCTATCCCCCGCGAGATGCGCCCGCTGATGCAGAATTGGATCTTCGGCTGCGACATCTGTCAGTCCGTCTGCCCATGGTCGGGTTCGCGCACCCTTTCCACTCCATCTGCCTCGGAGCTTGAGCAATGGACACCGCCGTTGTTGGAGCTTTTGGCATTAGACGAGACGGGCTTTCGCCAACGGTTTCGCGGCACCGCAATCCAGCGCGCCAAGCGTAGAGGGCTTTTACGCAACGTGTGCGTCGCCATCGGCAACTGGGGAAGCCCCACAGCGATTCCGGCGCTGGCTCGCGCGCTATACGATCCCGAACCGCTGATCCGCGGTCACGCAGCCTGGGCGTTAGGCCGTATTGGAGGGACGATCCCACGCGCGTGTTTGCAAGAGGCGCTCAGCCGAGAGCATGATCCGTTCGTGATCGAGGAAGTAAGGCTGGCCCTTCATGAAATCTCTTCAGCATAA
- a CDS encoding phospholipase D-like domain-containing protein produces MNRRHWIGFLLALLWLLASCRLASPVPSPTPTPLPTATATPDATPAPPPYELFIQPEDGRAPVLFAIAEARRVLRLAMYLITDQEIIQALKGAAARGVDVRVLLEMNPFGGGAQTAQVAAELKAAGVQVQWDPRTIRYLHQKTLVVDEAYALVMTANFTVSSFTANREYLIRTARPEDVAEIIATFEADWARQPVQHANPRLVWAPDRAREVLLQLIDSAQMSLDLEHQNLEDEEVIDHLIAAAQRGVRVRYLGSPHLPLEEDTDEPGRERIRQAGAEVRYLDSPYIHAKALIVDGRQALVGSINLTTNSLDFNRELSILVDEPYIVQALSQQFQADWDQARPQAVERVPTPTAGYVDHTQAEQYYGQRVTIQLTVTTIYRSPRVIWLMGDQNRDRNFKVVIFPEDWDKWPDRPDRYYKGKTIRVTGLVKKYRDWPEIIVDDPSQIEIVP; encoded by the coding sequence ATGAACCGTCGCCATTGGATTGGCTTTCTGTTGGCCCTGCTCTGGCTTCTGGCCAGCTGTCGCCTGGCGTCTCCGGTGCCCTCGCCGACGCCTACTCCGCTCCCTACTGCTACGGCAACCCCCGATGCGACGCCAGCCCCTCCACCTTACGAGTTATTCATCCAGCCGGAGGATGGGCGTGCCCCTGTCCTGTTCGCCATCGCCGAGGCTCGCCGAGTGTTGCGCTTGGCCATGTATCTGATCACGGACCAGGAGATCATCCAGGCGCTCAAAGGCGCGGCAGCCCGCGGCGTGGATGTTCGCGTTTTATTGGAGATGAACCCCTTTGGCGGTGGGGCGCAGACTGCGCAGGTGGCGGCCGAACTCAAGGCGGCAGGAGTTCAGGTGCAATGGGACCCGCGCACCATCCGCTATCTGCACCAGAAAACGCTCGTGGTGGACGAGGCATATGCGTTGGTGATGACGGCCAACTTCACCGTTTCATCTTTTACCGCCAACCGAGAGTACCTTATCCGTACTGCGCGGCCTGAGGACGTGGCCGAGATCATTGCAACCTTCGAGGCGGATTGGGCCCGCCAGCCTGTTCAGCACGCCAACCCGCGATTGGTCTGGGCACCGGATCGCGCCCGCGAGGTTCTGCTGCAATTAATTGACAGCGCGCAGATGAGCCTGGACCTCGAGCACCAGAACTTGGAGGACGAAGAGGTCATCGACCACCTAATCGCCGCAGCACAGCGAGGCGTACGCGTTCGCTATCTTGGCTCGCCTCATCTCCCGCTCGAAGAGGATACCGACGAGCCAGGCCGCGAGCGAATCCGCCAGGCTGGTGCCGAGGTCCGTTATCTAGACAGCCCATATATCCATGCAAAAGCTCTCATAGTAGATGGAAGACAGGCATTAGTAGGGTCTATCAACCTGACCACCAATTCGTTGGACTTCAACCGCGAGCTGAGCATCCTGGTGGATGAGCCCTACATCGTTCAGGCGCTATCACAGCAGTTCCAGGCAGACTGGGACCAAGCTCGGCCCCAAGCTGTCGAGCGAGTTCCCACACCCACGGCCGGCTATGTGGACCACACGCAGGCGGAGCAATACTACGGCCAACGGGTGACCATTCAGCTCACGGTGACGACGATTTACCGCAGCCCTCGTGTGATCTGGCTGATGGGGGATCAGAATCGAGACCGTAATTTTAAGGTGGTCATCTTCCCAGAAGATTGGGACAAGTGGCCAGACCGCCCAGATCGTTACTACAAGGGCAAGACGATTCGAGTCACTGGTCTGGTCAAAAAGTATCGGGATTGGCCGGAGATCATCGTGGATGACCCTTCACAAATCGAGATCGTGCCGTGA
- a CDS encoding transcriptional repressor: protein MKIERDYRYGVGSCTVEDLLAVIVRAGYSNTRARRAVLEALCEAGGQATPARLLALGRIHQPSLGLVTVYRTLEILSELGLVRKLHLDEGCSTYVLSSAGIEQEDMESQTVDRMAQRHSHHVICQRCRRAAEFAGCDIETVIAAVEAQTGYSVREHWLEMFGLCPDCQIETMQDG, encoded by the coding sequence GTGAAAATTGAAAGAGATTACCGATATGGGGTTGGAAGCTGTACGGTAGAAGATCTATTAGCAGTGATTGTGCGCGCTGGGTATTCCAACACGCGTGCGCGGCGCGCGGTGTTGGAGGCATTGTGTGAAGCTGGCGGCCAGGCGACCCCCGCGCGCTTGTTAGCCCTAGGGCGCATCCATCAGCCGAGCCTAGGATTGGTCACCGTTTACCGGACGCTAGAGATCTTGAGCGAACTGGGCCTAGTGCGAAAGTTGCACCTGGATGAGGGATGTAGCACCTATGTGCTCAGCTCGGCCGGTATTGAGCAAGAAGACATGGAGTCGCAGACGGTGGATCGCATGGCGCAGCGGCATAGCCATCATGTGATCTGTCAACGTTGCCGTCGTGCGGCTGAGTTCGCTGGTTGTGATATTGAAACGGTTATCGCTGCCGTTGAAGCGCAGACCGGTTATTCGGTGCGCGAGCACTGGCTGGAGATGTTCGGGTTGTGCCCCGACTGTCAGATCGAGACGATGCAGGACGGCTGA
- a CDS encoding redox-sensing transcriptional repressor Rex: MAKDEIPDIVIGRLPIYLQALNHLAAEGREITSSQELGDRLGISSAQIRKDLSHFGEFGKQGTGYHITFLRNKLREILHVDKVWEVVLVGAGNLGHAIANYGGFVGRGFKIAAVFDNDPAKIHQPVGQLVVQDVKDMPQAIREHEWQIAVIAVPASAAQEVADILVRSGIRAILNYAPITLNVPPGVRVQNIDPVASLQRMTYYLCDP; encoded by the coding sequence GTGGCCAAGGATGAAATCCCGGATATTGTCATCGGCAGGCTGCCTATTTACCTGCAAGCGTTGAACCACTTAGCAGCGGAGGGTCGAGAGATCACATCCTCTCAGGAGCTAGGCGATCGCTTGGGCATTAGCTCCGCTCAGATCCGTAAGGACCTTTCCCACTTCGGGGAATTCGGAAAACAGGGCACAGGATATCACATCACTTTCCTGCGCAATAAGCTGCGCGAGATCCTGCACGTGGACAAGGTGTGGGAGGTCGTGTTGGTGGGCGCGGGCAACCTGGGACATGCCATTGCCAACTACGGCGGGTTCGTGGGTAGAGGGTTCAAGATTGCGGCTGTGTTCGATAATGACCCCGCCAAGATCCATCAACCGGTGGGCCAGCTAGTCGTGCAAGACGTCAAAGATATGCCGCAAGCGATCCGAGAGCACGAATGGCAAATCGCCGTGATCGCCGTGCCGGCTTCGGCAGCGCAAGAGGTTGCGGATATCCTAGTGCGATCGGGCATCCGCGCCATCCTAAATTATGCCCCGATCACGCTGAACGTGCCACCTGGCGTACGAGTTCAGAACATTGATCCCGTGGCCAGCTTGCAACGGATGACCTATTACCTGTGTGACCCCTGA
- a CDS encoding slipin family protein yields the protein MEALLGLFSTFGLFLIILLAILGSAVKIVQEYERGVIFRLGRLVGAKGPGLFFIIPIVDRMVKVDLRVVTLDVPSQEAITRDNVTVKVNAVVYFRVVDPAAAVVNVEDYRRATWNIAQTTLRNVLGQSELDELLAHRERINQKLQQIIDEATEPWGVKVSIVEVKDVELPQTMQRAMARQAEAEREKRAKIIHAEGEYQASQQLAEAAQVIAREPAAIQLRYLQTLTEIATEKNSTIIFPVPIELFRAFQAMFIQPNGTGAEMSGEKR from the coding sequence ATGGAAGCGTTGCTAGGTCTGTTTTCCACCTTCGGCTTATTCCTCATCATCTTGCTGGCAATCCTTGGCTCAGCCGTCAAGATCGTGCAGGAGTACGAGCGGGGGGTGATCTTTCGCTTGGGACGACTGGTGGGCGCCAAGGGGCCGGGGCTGTTCTTCATCATCCCCATTGTGGATCGCATGGTCAAGGTAGACCTGCGCGTGGTCACGCTGGATGTGCCCTCGCAGGAGGCGATCACGCGGGACAACGTCACCGTCAAGGTTAACGCGGTGGTGTACTTTCGCGTGGTGGATCCGGCAGCAGCTGTCGTGAACGTAGAGGACTATCGCCGGGCCACCTGGAACATCGCCCAGACAACCTTGCGTAACGTGCTGGGACAGTCAGAACTGGACGAGCTGCTTGCACACCGAGAACGGATCAACCAAAAGCTTCAGCAAATCATTGATGAGGCCACAGAACCCTGGGGTGTCAAGGTGAGCATCGTCGAGGTTAAGGACGTGGAGCTGCCGCAGACGATGCAGCGCGCCATGGCCCGCCAGGCCGAGGCCGAGCGCGAGAAGCGGGCCAAGATCATCCACGCCGAAGGCGAGTACCAGGCATCGCAGCAGTTAGCTGAGGCTGCCCAAGTCATCGCCCGCGAGCCGGCCGCTATTCAGTTGCGCTATCTGCAGACGTTGACTGAGATCGCCACTGAGAAGAACTCGACCATCATCTTCCCGGTACCCATCGAGCTGTTCCGGGCCTTCCAGGCTATGTTCATCCAACCGAATGGCACCGGCGCGGAGATGAGCGGCGAGAAGCGATAA
- a CDS encoding class I SAM-dependent methyltransferase: MDAPISDQQAFFDQAAATWDELETDEVRSRLAEIVTSLGILAGAMILDVGCGTGVLFPLLTASAREQGHVVGLDISREMLRRAATKGYPVFLVQGDAHRPPLRQATFDWVICNAVLPHFNDKEAALTALGRCLVPGGVLVVCHGNSRQFINSLHRDTGGVVAEDRVPDPTLMAELLRNAGLEPFFILDGVDRYVALARKPSMSEDASL, from the coding sequence ATGGATGCACCGATTTCTGATCAACAGGCTTTCTTCGATCAAGCCGCAGCGACCTGGGATGAGTTGGAAACGGATGAGGTGCGCAGCCGCCTTGCCGAGATCGTCACAAGCCTGGGTATTCTAGCTGGCGCGATGATCCTCGATGTCGGTTGTGGGACCGGCGTTCTATTTCCGCTGTTGACTGCGTCTGCTAGGGAGCAGGGGCATGTCGTGGGGCTGGATATCTCGCGGGAAATGTTGCGCCGCGCTGCAACCAAGGGCTATCCGGTGTTCTTAGTGCAAGGGGATGCGCACCGGCCCCCACTGCGCCAGGCGACATTTGATTGGGTTATCTGCAACGCGGTGCTGCCGCACTTTAACGACAAAGAAGCTGCGCTGACAGCGTTAGGACGTTGCCTGGTGCCAGGTGGTGTGTTGGTAGTGTGCCACGGCAACAGCCGGCAGTTCATCAACAGCTTGCATCGTGACACAGGTGGTGTTGTCGCGGAGGATCGGGTACCCGATCCTACACTAATGGCGGAATTGCTGCGCAACGCTGGCCTAGAGCCCTTTTTCATTCTGGATGGCGTCGACCGTTACGTGGCGCTGGCGCGTAAGCCATCGATGTCCGAGGACGCTTCGCTTTAG
- a CDS encoding metal ABC transporter substrate-binding protein: protein MTRLWILRGLLVALGLAVLAGCVVPTPSPVAPVSGQPGLQVLAVTTFLADIAQNVAGDRLTVASLIPIGLDPHAFEPTPQDVARIAASQVLIVNGAGFEGWLERVLKNVDGERLVITASAGLAMREPGASEIAHEHEHERDGHSGEATPEPAQEEEYAHHHREGDPHFWLDPVLVIKYVENIRDGLSQADPAGKAVYVANAAAYIAELNELHQWILAQVATIPPERRLLVTNHESFGYFADRYGFTIVGTVIPSVSTGASPSAQEMAALIERIKETGAPAIFLETGGNPRLARQIAQEAGVKVVTELFTHSITDASGPAPTYIEMMRYNVRTIVDALQ, encoded by the coding sequence ATGACTCGCTTGTGGATTTTGAGGGGGCTCCTCGTTGCGCTAGGGCTAGCAGTGTTAGCGGGCTGTGTGGTGCCCACGCCCTCACCAGTTGCGCCTGTCTCTGGCCAGCCTGGGCTTCAAGTTCTGGCCGTTACGACCTTCCTAGCCGACATCGCGCAAAATGTAGCCGGCGACCGTCTCACGGTTGCCTCACTGATTCCGATTGGCCTAGATCCGCATGCCTTTGAACCTACACCGCAGGACGTGGCCAGGATCGCCGCAAGCCAGGTGCTGATCGTCAATGGCGCCGGATTCGAGGGATGGCTGGAGAGGGTGTTGAAGAATGTGGACGGCGAACGGCTAGTCATCACGGCCTCGGCCGGCCTTGCCATGCGTGAACCAGGCGCTAGCGAAATAGCACATGAACATGAACACGAACGCGATGGCCACTCCGGAGAAGCGACGCCTGAGCCTGCGCAGGAAGAGGAGTATGCACATCACCATCGCGAAGGGGACCCGCACTTCTGGCTCGACCCGGTGTTGGTTATCAAATATGTAGAGAACATTCGTGATGGCTTGAGCCAGGCCGATCCGGCCGGCAAGGCGGTCTACGTGGCTAACGCGGCAGCCTATATCGCCGAGCTGAACGAGCTCCACCAATGGATCCTGGCGCAGGTGGCGACCATCCCGCCGGAGCGTCGATTGCTGGTGACCAATCACGAGTCCTTCGGGTACTTCGCCGACCGTTACGGCTTCACGATCGTCGGCACGGTGATCCCTAGCGTCAGCACTGGCGCTTCGCCCTCGGCACAGGAGATGGCCGCACTGATAGAGCGTATCAAGGAGACAGGCGCGCCAGCGATCTTCTTAGAGACCGGCGGCAATCCCCGGTTGGCGCGCCAGATCGCGCAGGAGGCCGGTGTCAAGGTGGTGACCGAGTTGTTCACGCACTCGATCACCGACGCCAGCGGCCCCGCGCCAACCTACATTGAGATGATGCGCTACAATGTGCGAACTATCGTGGACGCGCTGCAATGA
- a CDS encoding methyltransferase domain-containing protein — MSCTRRQVGSLGVHLIRQTGLAWIALATGEWLPFADITFDAVLIGWVLHHHSTDLDAEAVVCEAARVLIPGGRLYSIEPIRPSFDAALWHALLARAGIKVGEMYEFYQMPTRQGELERYALSRGSVLDDGCTDF; from the coding sequence TTGAGCTGTACCAGGAGACAGGTCGGTAGCCTGGGCGTACACCTAATACGACAGACTGGCTTAGCCTGGATCGCGCTTGCGACTGGCGAGTGGCTGCCCTTTGCAGATATAACCTTCGATGCCGTGCTGATCGGGTGGGTGCTACACCACCATTCAACCGACCTGGATGCAGAGGCCGTAGTGTGCGAAGCAGCGCGCGTGTTGATACCCGGTGGTCGACTCTATTCGATCGAGCCGATCCGGCCCAGCTTTGATGCGGCGCTCTGGCATGCGTTGCTTGCAAGGGCCGGCATTAAGGTCGGCGAAATGTATGAGTTTTATCAGATGCCGACTAGACAAGGGGAACTTGAACGGTACGCGCTGTCGAGAGGAAGTGTCTTAGACGATGGATGCACCGATTTCTGA